TGCTGCGTTTCGCCGGTCATGGTCCGTCTTCGACCTTAGGTCTGCTTATCGGTGGGCTGGGCGGAGGCCGTTTCGGCCGGTTGGGCGGCCGGCTGAACCGGTGCGGACTGCACCGGAGGCAGCTGGGTGGTGATCGGCGACGGGGCGGCGGACGGCGCCACGCTGTCGGCCACTGCGGGGGGAGCCGCCGGCACCTGGGGCAGGTCAGGTTCCGGAGTGCTGCCGGCATGGCCGTTCAGCCCCACATCGATGCCCTTGGTGTCGAAGGCCTTCCCCACCTCCCCCTTCGGGTCGATGGTGTCCTCCATCATCTTCTTGATGTTCAGGTCGCGGGTCTTCAGGGCTTCCTTGCGAAGCTCGTCCAACTCGGTCTCCCGCATCATGTCGTCGATGTGGGTCTGGAATTCGCGCGCGACGCCTCTCGCCTTACGCACCCATTTGCCGAGCGTGAAGATCGCCTTGGGCAGATCCTTGGGCCCGATGACCACAAGGGCGATGACGGCGATCACCATCAGTTCGGACCAAGCGATGTCGAACATGTTCTTCCGGCTTCACGAATGCGGTGGGCAGGATGGCGCGCGAACGGAACACAGGGTGGCCCCCCGCGCGCCCGCCGGTCAGCTGCGGACCGCCTCGTCCTTCTTGGCCGCGGTTTCGGCCGTGTTGGCCGGCTGGTTCGGGATGACCTTGGCATTGGCGCCGGAAGCGGCGTCATCGCTGTCGTCCTGCAGGCCCGCCTTGAAGGACTTCACGCCCTTGGCGAGATCGCCCATCACCTTCGGCAACTTTCCAGCGCCGAACAGCAGAAGAACGATCAGTAGAACGATGATCCAGTGCCAGATGCTGAAAGAACCCATGGCGCGCCTATCACGTTTGAACGGCCTTTGCGGCGGGCCGGCACTATGGCAGAAAGGCCATTGGGCCGCAACGTTCGCCCCACCATCCTTAACCGGTTGTCATTGAGGTTTCACGGGAATTCGCGCGGACACGCCCGAAATTCGCCGACCGGCTCAGGACTCTCCGCCATCGTCCTCGCCCGACACGGCCAGGCCGCCGTCGTCTCCGGCCGTCCCAAGCCCCAGAAGCACCGGACGGCTGTCCAGCAGGCCAGCGGCGCGCAGGTCGTCGACGCTGGGCAGATCGCGCACGCTTTCCAACCCGAAATGGTCGAGGAAATGATCGGTGGTGATCCAGGTCAACGGACGGCCCGGCGTCTCCCGCCGCTTGCCCGGCCGGATCCAGCCATGTTCCATCAACAGGTCAAGCGTGCCCTTGCTGGTCGCCACACCGCGGATGGACTCGATCTCTCCGCGGGTCACCGGCTGGTGATAGGCGATGATCGCCAGGGTTTCGATGGCAGCGCGCGACAGCTTGCGCGACACTTCCTCCTCCCGCCGCAACTCCGGCGCGAGATCCGTCGCCGTGCGGAAGGCCCAACCGCCGCCGGTGCGCACCAGATTGACTCCGCGCGGGGCGTAATGGGCGCGCAACTCCTCCAGCAGCGGGCCGACCTCCGGCCCGAGGCGGCCGGCCAGCGTCTCCTCGTCCAGCGGCTCCGCCGAGGCGAACAGCAGCGCTTCCAGCAGGCGCAATCGACCGATGCGGGCCTCCGCCTCCTGGGCGTCGGTGACTTCCTTGATCATGGTCCTCGAGAATCCGATGGGTCCGCGGCTGAGTCGCCGGCCTGGCGTCCGCGGACGTAGAGCGGGGCGAAGGCGCCCTCCTGGCGCAGTTCCACCCGGCCGGCCTTGGCCAGTTCAAGCGTCGCCGCGAAATGGGCGGCGAGCGCGGAGCGGGTCAACAGCCCGCCACCCTCACCGCCCGGCAGGAAGCTGGCGAGCGTCGCCCAATCCGGCATGCGGCCCAGCAGAGCGGACAGGCGCTGCACCGCCTCCTCCATCGAATAGAGGCGGACCGGGGCGATGTGCAGGACACCGGACTCCTTGCGGGCCCGCTGCTGGCCATAAGCCCGCAGCAGGTCGAACAGCGTGACCTCATAGACCGACTTGCGGCGCAGGTCCAAATCCTCCGGCGCGCCGCGGGGATGGACGTCGATGCCCAGCCGCGGACGGGCGAACAGCTTTTCCGCCGCGCCCTTCATCGCCTCCAGCCGCTGGAGCTGGAAAGCCAGCGCCGCTGCCATGTCCTCGCCGGACGGCTCCTCGCCCTCCGGCTCGGGCAGCAGCAGGCGCGACTTCAGGTAGGCCAGCCACGCCGCCATCACCAGATAATCGGCCGCCAATTCCAGCCGCACCTTGCGCGCCTCCGCGACGAAGGCGAGGTACTGGTCGGCCAGTTCCAGGATGGAGATGCGCGTCAGGTCGACCTTCTGGTCGCGTCCCAACGCCAACAGCATGTCGAGCGGTCCCTCGAAGCCGTCCAGAACCAGCAAAAGCTGTTCGGACGCCGACACCTCGACCCTGGCGGGAGTGTCGGCCACACGCTCGGCCAGCGGATCGGCCATCGGAAACCCTTCAGTCGTTGCCGGTCAGGACGCGGATGAAATCGATCACCGCATCGACGGGCGGACCCAGCACCCAATGCATGACGCTGAGATCCATGCCGATCTGGCGCCCCAGCATCGGCAGCAGGAAGAAGGCCGCCATCAGAATCAGCAGCCCGACGCGCTCCAGCTTCGCCAGCGGCACCGCCAGGACATCGGGCAGGATGCCGACCGCGACGCGCCCACCGTCCAGCGGCGGCAGCGGGATCAGGTTGAAGACCATCAGGATGACGTTGACCAGCACAGACACCTCGGCGGCGGAGCGGATCCAAAGCTCGATATAGCTGTTTTCCGGATTGACCAGCCGCCAGACCACCGCCGACGCCACCGCCAGCAGGAAGTTGGTCCCCGGACCGGCCAGCGCCACCCACACCATGTCGCGGCGCGGATGGTCCAGCCGGGCGAAGTTCACCGGCACCGGCTTGGCCCAGCCGAAGACGAAGCCGGTGGTGAAATACATCAGCGCCGGCAGCAGCACCGTCCCGAACGGGTCGATGTGGCGGATCGGGTTGAAGGTGACGCGGCCCAGCCGATAGGCGGTGTCGTCGCCCAGCCTCCAGGCGACGAAGCCGTGCGCCGCCTCGTGCAGGGTGATGGCGATGATGGCCGGCAGGGCCACGGCCGTCACCTGGAAGATCCATTCCTCCATCGTCCGCTCCCGTCCGTCAGGTCTGCGCCGTGCCGAGAAGCTCGGCCAGCCGGTTGGTCAATGCCGCGATGTCCGCGGGTTCGGGCGCATGGCGCATTGCCTCGGCCCGCGCCCAGCGCTCCGCCGCCGCAACGCTCAGCACCGGGATGGCGCCGAGCAGCGACCGCATCTCGTCCAGATCGCCATTGCAGTGGAGCACGACATCCATGCCCGCCGCCAGCACCGCTTCCGCCCGCTTGCGGGGATCGCCCTGCAGCGCGTTCATCGACAGGTCGTCGCTGAACAGCAGGCC
Above is a genomic segment from Azospirillum humicireducens containing:
- the tatB gene encoding Sec-independent protein translocase protein TatB produces the protein MFDIAWSELMVIAVIALVVIGPKDLPKAIFTLGKWVRKARGVAREFQTHIDDMMRETELDELRKEALKTRDLNIKKMMEDTIDPKGEVGKAFDTKGIDVGLNGHAGSTPEPDLPQVPAAPPAVADSVAPSAAPSPITTQLPPVQSAPVQPAAQPAETASAQPTDKQT
- a CDS encoding site-2 protease family protein, translated to MEEWIFQVTAVALPAIIAITLHEAAHGFVAWRLGDDTAYRLGRVTFNPIRHIDPFGTVLLPALMYFTTGFVFGWAKPVPVNFARLDHPRRDMVWVALAGPGTNFLLAVASAVVWRLVNPENSYIELWIRSAAEVSVLVNVILMVFNLIPLPPLDGGRVAVGILPDVLAVPLAKLERVGLLILMAAFFLLPMLGRQIGMDLSVMHWVLGPPVDAVIDFIRVLTGND
- the scpB gene encoding SMC-Scp complex subunit ScpB, producing the protein MIKEVTDAQEAEARIGRLRLLEALLFASAEPLDEETLAGRLGPEVGPLLEELRAHYAPRGVNLVRTGGGWAFRTATDLAPELRREEEVSRKLSRAAIETLAIIAYHQPVTRGEIESIRGVATSKGTLDLLMEHGWIRPGKRRETPGRPLTWITTDHFLDHFGLESVRDLPSVDDLRAAGLLDSRPVLLGLGTAGDDGGLAVSGEDDGGES
- a CDS encoding segregation and condensation protein A; protein product: MADPLAERVADTPARVEVSASEQLLLVLDGFEGPLDMLLALGRDQKVDLTRISILELADQYLAFVAEARKVRLELAADYLVMAAWLAYLKSRLLLPEPEGEEPSGEDMAAALAFQLQRLEAMKGAAEKLFARPRLGIDVHPRGAPEDLDLRRKSVYEVTLFDLLRAYGQQRARKESGVLHIAPVRLYSMEEAVQRLSALLGRMPDWATLASFLPGGEGGGLLTRSALAAHFAATLELAKAGRVELRQEGAFAPLYVRGRQAGDSAADPSDSRGP
- a CDS encoding twin-arginine translocase TatA/TatE family subunit; protein product: MGSFSIWHWIIVLLIVLLLFGAGKLPKVMGDLAKGVKSFKAGLQDDSDDAASGANAKVIPNQPANTAETAAKKDEAVRS